From one Pan troglodytes isolate AG18354 chromosome 13, NHGRI_mPanTro3-v2.0_pri, whole genome shotgun sequence genomic stretch:
- the IDH1 gene encoding isocitrate dehydrogenase [NADP] cytoplasmic produces MSKKISGGSVVEMQGDEMTRIIWELIKEKLIFPYVELDLHSYDLGIENRDATNDQVTKDAAEAIKKYNVGVKCATITPDEKRVEEFKLKQMWKSPNGTIRNILGGTVFREAIICKNIPRLVSGWVKPIIIGRHAYGDQYRATDFVVPGPGKVEITYTPSDGTQKVTYLVHNFEEGGGVAMGMYNQDKSIEDFAHSSFQMALSKGWPLYLSTKNTILKKYDGRFKDIFQEIYDKRYKSQFEAQKIWYEHRLIDDMVAQAMKSEGGFIWACKNYDGDVQSDSVAQGYGSLGMMTSVLVCPDGKTVEAEAAHGTVTRHYRMYQKGQETSTNPIASIFAWTRGLAHRAKLDNNKELAFFANALEEVSIETIEAGFMTKDLAACIKGLPNVQRSDYLNTFEFMDKLGENLKIKLAQAKL; encoded by the exons ATGTCCAAAAAAATCAGTGGTGGTTCTGTGGTAGAGATGCAAGGAGATGAAATGACACGAATCATTTGGGAATTGATTAAAGAGAAACTCATTTTTCCCTACGTGGAATTGGATCTACATAG cTATGATTTAGGCATAGAGAATCGTGACGCCACCAACGACCAAGTCACCAAGGATGCTGCAGAAGCTATAAAGAAGTATAATGTTGGCGTCAAATGTGCCACTATCACTCCTGATGAGAAAAGGGTTGAGGAGTTCAAGTTGAAACAAATGTGGAAATCACCAAATGGCACCATACGAAATATTCTGGGTGGCACGGTCTTCAGAGAAGCCATTATCTGCAAAAATATCCCCCGGCTTGTGAGTGGATGGGTAAAACCTATCATCATAGGTCGTCATGCTTATGGGGATCAA TACAGAGCAACTGATTTTGTTGTTCCTGGGCCTGGAAAAGTAGAGATAACCTACACACCAAGTGACGGAACCCAAAAGGTGACATACCTGGTACATAACTTTGAAG AGGGTGGTGGTGTTGCCATGGGGATGTATAATCAAGATAAGTCAATTGAAGATTTTGCACACAGTTCCTTCCAAATGGCTCTGTCTAAGGGTTGGCCTTTGTATCTGAGCACCAAAAACACTATTCTGAAGAAATATGATGGGCGTTTTAAAGACATCTTTCAGGAGATATATGACAA GCGGTACAAGTCCCAGTTTGAAGCCCAAAAGATCTGGTATGAGCACAGGCTCATCGACGACATGGTGGCCCAAGCTATGAAATCAGAGGGAGGCTTCATCTGGGCCTGTAAAAACTATGATGGTGACGTGCAGTCGGACTCTGTGGCCCAAG GGTATGGCTCTCTCGGCATGATGACCAGTGTGCTGGTTTGTCCAGATGGCAAGACAGTAGAAGCAGAGGCTGCCCACGGGACTGTAACCCGTCACTACCGCATGTACCAGAAAGGACAGGAGACGTCCACCAATCCCATTG ctTCCATTTTTGCCTGGACCAGAGGGTTAGCCCACAGAGCAAAGCTTGATAACAATAAAGAGCTTGCCTTCTTTGCAAATGCTTTGGAAGAAGTCTCTATTGAGACAATTGAGGCTGGCTTCATGACCAAGGACTTGGCTGCTTGCATTAAAGGTTTACCCAA TGTGCAACGTTCTGACTACTTGAATACATTTGAGTTCATGGATAAACTTGGAGAAAACTTGAAGATCAAACTAGCTCAGGCCAAACTTTAA